DNA sequence from the Leptospira limi genome:
CACTAAATCGTTAAACTCAAATTGGGATATTTCAAAAGAAGTCGAAGTAAATCTGATCTTGTGATGATACCAATAGGTAAATTATCGTCATTTACGATCGGCAAACAACCAATTCTTTCTTCAAGTAAAACCTTTGTCACCTGCCTGATTTCGGCACCTGCAGTTCCAACTAATACGCGTTTGATCATGGCATCTGAAACAGGCATTCCCTTTTCATAGGATTTCATTTTATCTAACAAATCCCTGTCTGAAACAAATCCCACTAGTTTTCCCGACACGTTGGTAATGGGAAGGTGCCTGATTCCTTTTTCCATCATAAAGTCGAGGCAAGTTTCGATCGTTTCGTCTTGGGTTTTGGTCCAAACGGGAGTTGTCATGATCTCGTGGAGGAAAAAGACAGGTTTTTCTGTCGGAAGGGAGGATTCTTTGTAAACATCCTCTGGAGTTCGGTGGAGAAAAGAGCCAGTGGGAGTTGTCCCTGGTTCTCCCTCCCCGATGGCAGGTGCAGAAGATTTGCCGGATGGGTGGACCATAGGGACACGATTGGGTTGGATTTGCGGGGGATTAGGGGAAATTCGGCCGTCATGGATCCAAAAGAACATAGTTATGCCCTACCTTTCTGAAAAGTTTGTCAAAAATAAGAAAAAACTTGCAAAAAACGAACAGTGATTTTTTATCCATCCTACATTTCCTGTAAAAAGAACGAACTGAAAAAGGCAAAACCCATGAACCAAAACTACCAAATCCTGTACCAAGCATTAGAATCCGTCGCAAATACCTTCCCAACGAAAATTTCGTTCCGGAAACGGAAGTCGACCACTGAGTTTCCTGGGATCAGTTTTGGAGAATTGAAAGAGTTTGTCGACCACTTGACTTCGGGATTCATCGATCTTGGTGTTGAGGTAGGGGACCGAATTGGATTTTTTTGTGATGCATCTGTTAATTGGCTTCGGACCGATCTTTCGATTTTAACGGCAGGAGCGGTTGTTGTCCCAAGAGGGACAGATATTGTTCGGGAAGAAATTTTATACATCTTAAACCATTCGGAAGCAAAATTTTTGGTGGTTCAAAAACCAAAAGACAAAAAGCGCATAGAGGATCTGTTAGGTGAACTTCCTCATTTAAAACAAATCTTTGTTTTGGAAAATGAACAAGGCGAACTCATCTCTGGACCAAATTCAATTCTATCCTTGGCTGAAAAAGGGAAAGAAATTTGGAACACAAATGGAAAACAAAACTTAGAAAACCGAATCAAACAAATTGATCCTGATGCTTTGGCCACTTTAATTTATACTTCAGGGACTACAGGAAATCCTAAAGGTGTGATGTTGTCTCAAAAAGGATGGATCACTGCCATCCAAAATACGATTGCACGTTTGGATATGAATTCAAATGACAATGCTGTTAGTTTATTGCCACCTTGGCATGCCTTTGAAAGAGCCATTGAATATGCAGGTTTATTCCTTGGTTTAGATTTTTTGGTTTCCAATATGACAAGCTTAAAGGATGACCTTCGTGATTTTCGTCCCACAATTTTTCCATCCGTTCCAAGGATTTGGGAATCTGTTTATAATGGGATTATGGCTAAGGTTGCTAAAGAAGGTGGTTTTAAAGAAAAATTATTTCATTTCTTTTTAAAAGTTGGTGCTACATGGGCACGTTTCTATGCGATGTTTATGGGTTTTGAGTTTGAAATCAAAAAACCAAACATAATTGTTTCTTTATGCAAACGTAGTTATGCGTTATTAATTTTAATTTTACTCTCCCCTTTAAAATTACTCAGTATTAAAATTTTTTCGACCATCCACAAAGCATTAGGTGGAAGGATAAGGATTTGTATTTCTGCTGGATCTGCTTTACCAAGTGTTGTGGATGGATTTTTATCATCCATTGGATTAAAAGTTTTAGAAGGATATGGAATGACAGAAACGTCAGCTGTTGTTTCCATTCGATCCAATACAAAACCAACCAAAGGAACTGTAGGAATACCAATTGATGGATATTCCATTCGTTTAAAAGATGAAACAGGAAAAATCCTAACAAAAACAGGAGATAAAGGAACTCTTTGGATTAAATCCAAACAAATATTAAAGGGTTATTATAAGAGACCAGAACTCAATCAGGTTGTATTTGATGCAGATGGATTTTTTGACACTGGTGATTTGATGATGATTTCACATCGAAATGAACTTGTGTTTGCTGGTAGATCAAAGGATACCATTGCTCTCATTGGTGGTGAAAACGTTGAACCAATCCCAATCGAAGACAAACTTTTAACATCGTCTTATATTGATCAAGTGATGGTCGTTGGCCATGATAAAAAAACTTTAGCAGCACTGATTGTCCCAAATTTTGAGGCAGTTGAAGCAAAAATTCCAGGTTTATCAAAAGACAAAGCTAATGAATGGAACACGAATCCTAAGGTTCGCGAACTATTTCGATCTGAGATTTCTAAAATTATCTCTAAGGATAATGGATTTAAGTCTTTTGAAATGATTCCAGCTAACAATTTCTATGTGGTGCCAAGACCATTTGATCCAGATGTGGAAATGACAAGAACTCTTAAAATGAAGCGAAATATAATTTCGGAAGTATTTACAAAACAAATCGAAGGAATTTACCAATGATTAATCCTAAACTAAATCCTTATCTGGGTGATGAGGAAAGAAGTTTTTACAATACAGTCTTTCAATTTTCAGAAGATAAGGTATACCCATCTTCTGAAGAAAGGGACGAAAAAGAAATTTGGTCTGACGATCTCTGGAAAGAGTTCTCGAAAGCTGGTTTAACTGGTCTAACAATACCAGCAGAATATGGTGGTGAAGGTGCAAGTTGTTTACTCTGCTCAATCGCAACTGATGCATTTGCTTCTGGTTCATTAGACGGTGGAATCGGTTTGTCTTGGGTTGCCCATTTAGTCATCGGAACGATGCCAATTGTATTCCAAGGAACTGATGCCCAAAAAGCCAAATACCTCACTAAATTAGCAACTGGTGAATGGATGGCAGGATTTGCGCTCACAGAACCAGCATCAGGCTCAGATGCAGCTTCTCTTTTGACAAAAGCAGAAGAAGTGGAAGGTGGATGGAAGTTAAATGGATCAAAAACATTTATCACAAATGGACCTGTCGGTCAGGTCTTTATCGTCATGGCGAGAACTTCAGAAAAAGGAAGAGGGCCCATGGGTATCTCTGCCTTTATCGTAGAAAGTAACACACCAGGTTTTAAGGTAAGTAAGGTGTTAAAAAAATTAGGACATCATACTTCGATGACTGCTGAATTGGTTTTTGAAGATATGATTATTCCAAAAGAAAACCTTCTTGGACCATTAAACACTGGTTTTATGAGAATTGGAAAGGAAACCTTGGAATGGGAAAGGACTGTTTTTGTAGCTGGATTATCCGGCGCAATGGAGTTCTGTTTCCGTAAAGGAATGCGATATGCCAATGAAAGAGTCCAATTTGGAAAATCGATATCCAGTTTTTATGGAATGCGAGATATACTAGTAAGAAACTGGGTTTATATCCAAGCAGCCAGAAGATTGATATATTGGGTGGCAGAGAGAAAAGATAGGGGAATCCCTTCTCCGCTTGAAAGTAGTTTAGGTAAATTAATTTCATCAGAACTCGCAGAAGACGTAGCAAAAGACACTGTACAGTTGTTTGGTGGGTATGGTTACATGAAAGAGTATGCCGTTGAAAGGTTTTACCGTGATGTGAAATTGGGAACGATTGGTGGTGGAACAAGTGAGATCCAAAGATCGATCATTTCTTCCTTATACCCAGGAAAGGAAAAATTCCAAAAAGAATTTAGTGCCATTGGAAATCCACAGAGTGTATCGGATTCCATTCAAAATTTACTTTTTGATATCATTCTAAAAATGGATGGAGAACCAAACCGTAAAAAACAACAATCCATTGAATTTGCTTTTGCAGATGTGTTATCGGTTTTTGTGATCCTATGTTTATCTGAAATTGACACTCATAAAACGATAGATTCTTATCCAAAAGAAGAAAAAATGATAGATCGGAAGTTACTTTCGTATTATCTTGTGGGTAAGTATTTAATGTCCATGAGCCGACTCAATCAATTCGTACCAAAAGAACTTAATGAAATTTGGAATCTCTATAGAGAGTTAGCAAATTCAATTGAGGAAACGGTTCATACAAGGTTCTCTTCTCTCCAGGAGTTAGCCTAAATTGTGAAAGCAGCTGCCCGAATTGCTATTTTTTATTTGTTTTTCGGGTATCTGTGGATTTATTACTCTGATTATGCAATTTCCTTATTTTCTCTTTCAACAGAAGATATTAGGGAAATTCAAAGCTTAAAAGGGTGGGGATTTGTCACAATCTCCGCCTTCATCATCTATTTTCTGTTAGTTCGCGAGTTAAAATATCAAAAAAAAGTTTTGTCCGAGAAGTTTGAATCGGATCAATTATTCCAAGTTATATTGGAACGAATTGAAGATGCAGTGATCGTATTTAATTTAGATACTTGGAAAATTGATTTTTTGAGTGAACAAGTTTGTGGGTTATTTGATGCCAAAACTGGAGATATTTTATCGAATCCACAAGTATTGATTGATCGTGTTTATGAAGCTGACCGAGCACGAATGACTCATATATGGATGAATCAATTAAGAGAAAATCATACAGGTTTATTGTATCGGATTCAGATGAGGGATGGAAACATCAAATGGGCATTGGAACACCGATTGTTTATCCCATCAATCGACGGAAGTCCCAACAAAGCTGTAGCAGTTATTTCGGATATGACCAGTTATATGGAGAATCAGACCAAACTGGAACAATCT
Encoded proteins:
- a CDS encoding acyl-CoA dehydrogenase family protein; the protein is MINPKLNPYLGDEERSFYNTVFQFSEDKVYPSSEERDEKEIWSDDLWKEFSKAGLTGLTIPAEYGGEGASCLLCSIATDAFASGSLDGGIGLSWVAHLVIGTMPIVFQGTDAQKAKYLTKLATGEWMAGFALTEPASGSDAASLLTKAEEVEGGWKLNGSKTFITNGPVGQVFIVMARTSEKGRGPMGISAFIVESNTPGFKVSKVLKKLGHHTSMTAELVFEDMIIPKENLLGPLNTGFMRIGKETLEWERTVFVAGLSGAMEFCFRKGMRYANERVQFGKSISSFYGMRDILVRNWVYIQAARRLIYWVAERKDRGIPSPLESSLGKLISSELAEDVAKDTVQLFGGYGYMKEYAVERFYRDVKLGTIGGGTSEIQRSIISSLYPGKEKFQKEFSAIGNPQSVSDSIQNLLFDIILKMDGEPNRKKQQSIEFAFADVLSVFVILCLSEIDTHKTIDSYPKEEKMIDRKLLSYYLVGKYLMSMSRLNQFVPKELNEIWNLYRELANSIEETVHTRFSSLQELA
- a CDS encoding AMP-dependent synthetase/ligase, which translates into the protein MNQNYQILYQALESVANTFPTKISFRKRKSTTEFPGISFGELKEFVDHLTSGFIDLGVEVGDRIGFFCDASVNWLRTDLSILTAGAVVVPRGTDIVREEILYILNHSEAKFLVVQKPKDKKRIEDLLGELPHLKQIFVLENEQGELISGPNSILSLAEKGKEIWNTNGKQNLENRIKQIDPDALATLIYTSGTTGNPKGVMLSQKGWITAIQNTIARLDMNSNDNAVSLLPPWHAFERAIEYAGLFLGLDFLVSNMTSLKDDLRDFRPTIFPSVPRIWESVYNGIMAKVAKEGGFKEKLFHFFLKVGATWARFYAMFMGFEFEIKKPNIIVSLCKRSYALLILILLSPLKLLSIKIFSTIHKALGGRIRICISAGSALPSVVDGFLSSIGLKVLEGYGMTETSAVVSIRSNTKPTKGTVGIPIDGYSIRLKDETGKILTKTGDKGTLWIKSKQILKGYYKRPELNQVVFDADGFFDTGDLMMISHRNELVFAGRSKDTIALIGGENVEPIPIEDKLLTSSYIDQVMVVGHDKKTLAALIVPNFEAVEAKIPGLSKDKANEWNTNPKVRELFRSEISKIISKDNGFKSFEMIPANNFYVVPRPFDPDVEMTRTLKMKRNIISEVFTKQIEGIYQ
- a CDS encoding CBS domain-containing protein; the protein is MFFWIHDGRISPNPPQIQPNRVPMVHPSGKSSAPAIGEGEPGTTPTGSFLHRTPEDVYKESSLPTEKPVFFLHEIMTTPVWTKTQDETIETCLDFMMEKGIRHLPITNVSGKLVGFVSDRDLLDKMKSYEKGMPVSDAMIKRVLVGTAGAEIRQVTKVLLEERIGCLPIVNDDNLPIGIITRSDLLRLLLKYPNLSLTI